The genomic region GGAATGGGACTATTCACCAAACAAACATTATACAAGGGAGATACCGTTGGTTACTACATGGGTAAAATCATTACCGATGAACAAGCGGAATCAAACAAATACGTAGACTCAAAATACCTACTTTGGATCTGTAAGGACTGGTGGATTTATGGTGAAGGCCGTGAGTCCAATTACACCCGTTATATCAACCATTCCTCCAAACCAAATGCAGAACTCATCACTTCTGTGAGATGGAAAACAGCTCGGTTTAAGGTATTAAAAACAATCCCTGAAGGATCAGAAATATTTTTTGATTATGGAAAGGATTACTGGGACAACGTGGACTTCAAACCGAAGTAACTAAGGATATTTGTCACGGCTGTATTGTCCCGAAAGGGAAAACTAACGCAAACGGTCTCTTAGAGGAGACCGTTATTTCCAAAAGAAGTTTTGGTAGAGGTCTTTGCGGAATCAGAAGCTTCCAATGCTTCTGTATACCGAATGACAGAATCATCCATACGAAAAACTCCTTCCGCTTTTTCTTTATGCATCAACCGGCAAAAGAAGAAGTTGGCTGCAAAAAAGAGAAGTGTAAGAACCAAGGGAAAACGATACGAATTCGACATAAAACCCTCCGACTTAAGCTAAGCCTCCTACCGACCCCTTTCCAGGCAAGAAATTTTTAGAAGAATTCTAGTAGAAATCTTCAATCCGAATGTCAGGGAACGCATTGTTCTCTAACTCCGCTGCCATTAGGATCTCTTCCTCCACTGGCCCGTGCAGCATCCCTTCCAAAGTAAGAAAGAGATTGGTGTGCACATTGGTACGCCTTACCGCATAATCCACCATAGTCCCCGTTTTCATAATGAAAGCCCAGTCACTACTTTGTAAAAGTAAAAGTTCTCTACCCATTTGTTTCAAAATCCGTTTTTGCAATTCAGTTCCCGATTTCAATTCATGAGCTCTTTTGTGCATCCGAATGCTTAAGGAATGGATGAGAGGGTAAATCCAATCGTTGGAAGGATTGAGCCATACCTCCCCATATCCATTTTCTCCCCAACTAGACATTTTCATTTCCACAGACTGGATCCTGGGAAGAGCACGAGCCGCTTCCAAGGGATGAGACAACTGAATGGTATTTTGATTGAAGTGGATTTTTTTGAATAAAAATTCAATGAACTGTGGACCTTCATACCACCAGTGCCCATACAACTCCGCATCGTAAGGAGAAACAATCACCGCCTGTTGTTTGTTTGTTTCAAAAAGATACTCGGCTTGGCGGATGCGGTTTCGTAAAAAATCTTCTGCATGGTTTCCCGCAGCCTCCATGGCCCAGTCTGGATGGTAGTATCCTTTTTCCTCCGTTTTCCCTGTGATCCGGAAGTATTTGATGCTGGTATTGATCCGAACTCCATTCGAATGGAGATAAGGAGAAATTTCTTCCCAAGGTAGGTCATGCCCTATGTCGCGATAGTATTCCCTGTACCGGTAATCTCCAGGATACCCATCAATGGAACTCCAAACTTGTTTGCTACTTTCTGGATCACGTCCAAAAGCAAAAACTCCATACCCTACTTCCACCGGAGCATAAACTCCAAACTTAGGCCTTGGGCTGGCATGTGTGATTCCATGGGTATCCACAAAGAAATACCGAAACCCTTCCCGATCGAGTTCCTCTTCTAGTTTTTGAGTGTATCCACATTCCGATAACCAAATCCCTTTCGGATCCCTCCCCCAAATGCGGCGAAAGGTTCTACGACCGTTTTTCAATTGTGAACGAAAGATAGAAGGTTCGGAATCATAAAAAGGAAGGAAGGCATGTGTGGCAGGACTTGTCATCACTTCCAATTCGCCAGACTCCACAAAAGGCAAAAAGAGTTGGGTGAGGTCTCCTTTCTTTTCTTCAAAGATAGATTCTGTATCTAAAAAATGCTCCAAGTATCTTGTCGAAAGGTAATGGAGATGAGGATCCTTTACATTTCGTTTGGTTTCCGCTTTGGCAAGGTTTATGAGGTTTTTGATGTAACTACGAAACTGATTTTGTAAATAAGGGTCGGTTAACATCAGAGAGAGGGTGGGAGTGAAAGACATGGTGATCCGAAACCGAACCGATTCTTTTTTTAGATTCCGAAACACTCTAAGCAGTGGAATGTATGTTTCTAAAATCGCTTCGTTTAACCAGTTTTCTTCTATGAAAGGTGTATCATATCCAGGATGTCTAACAAATGGTAGGTGGGCATGGAGAACAAATACTAAATGCCCTTTTAAAAAATGATTCATTATAAAAGTCCTTTTCCTGACCCTGATCCATTCCCAAAACTGGAATGAGTTTGGGTGGGATCTTTCGTCCCTTCTCCTTGGTCTCTATTTCGAGGATTTACATAAAACTCAGAGGCGTCCCCATCTTTGAAGTAATACTCTTCACTTCCCGCAGACTTGGCCACAAGCCCCATACTAATCCACTGTGGGTGGATCCATTCCTTGTCTAACCGAAAAGATTCAGTTCCCCCAGGGAGATCTTTCCCAGAAGAATGAAGAGCTGAAATTTCTTTTTGATGATAAGAAACAAAAATAGAAGTTTGGATGTCTCTGACAGGAAACATAAATTTTAAATAATACGATTCTGTGAACGGAGCTAAATCGTAAATTTCCGTTCGTTCACTTCCAAATATATTTTTATATTCTACCTTCAATCGAAAGCGTAAACCATCCGTTGAAGGTGAATCCAAATCCTTTAAAAGCTTCTTTAAGGTATTTTCCGAAAATTTCCAGAAGACAAAGGCTTCTTTTGGAGTGCGAATCAGTATCCTTATGAGATCCTCAGCTGGGAATTCCGGGTGTTTGGTAAATTTGGAATCGTTGTAAATGGATTTAGTTTGTTTTTGTGGAGAAGGAATCTCTGTTTTTTTGGCTGGTTTTTTCGTTGCCGCTTTAGAAGTTTTTTTTGCTGCAGTGACACTTACCTTTTTCTTTTTAGGAGCGGATTTTTTTACTGGCCCATCTTTTTTTTCTTCATTTGCCATGCTCCCAGCTTAAAGACGAGAAACACTCACCTTCAATTCTTTTTTATTTGACGTTTGCTTTTTTTCTAAAATACAATATATACATACCAAATTGGGACAAACTATGAAAATCAATTATACCTGGAAACATTTAGACCGCTCCGAAGCGGCTGAAAAATACGCGGACGAAAAATTAGAACGAGTATCAAAATACGTTCAAAAAATCGTATCCTGTGAAGTATCATTTGAAGCCATTCATGGAGAAATCCACTCTAACATGAAGTTACATGCTGATGGAAGTAATTTCAATGCACACAACCAAGACAAAGATGTATATGTTTGTATCGATGGATTAGAAGATAAAATTCTTTCCCAAACAAGCAAACACCACGATAAAAAAAGCCAACACTAATCTCTAGTATGATTCAGAAGTCGGAAGAAGCACTCACTTATCTTTCTAATGGTGAGTTTGAAACTGCAAAATCACTTTATTCCGTACTTCTGGACAGGGATCCCCTCGATATTCCCACCATTAGCGGATTTTATATCGCAAGTTTTTGGGACCATAGACTTGATTTAATTCTAAAAACAAGGGAAGGAAAAGAAAGAGGCAAACTCCTTCTCGATCTTTTTTCCGATTTTGAATCAGAAATTCGAAAACGTGGATACCACAACACCGATAGTTTTTTTGTCACCCAAGACTGTATTTTAAAAGAAGCAAGAGACCATCTAAAACTCGCTTACCAATGGGAAGGAGCCAATGCTCTCGATAAGGATCTATTACGGGACCTTGCGGCT from Leptospira brenneri harbors:
- a CDS encoding glycoside hydrolase family 57 protein, yielding MNHFLKGHLVFVLHAHLPFVRHPGYDTPFIEENWLNEAILETYIPLLRVFRNLKKESVRFRITMSFTPTLSLMLTDPYLQNQFRSYIKNLINLAKAETKRNVKDPHLHYLSTRYLEHFLDTESIFEEKKGDLTQLFLPFVESGELEVMTSPATHAFLPFYDSEPSIFRSQLKNGRRTFRRIWGRDPKGIWLSECGYTQKLEEELDREGFRYFFVDTHGITHASPRPKFGVYAPVEVGYGVFAFGRDPESSKQVWSSIDGYPGDYRYREYYRDIGHDLPWEEISPYLHSNGVRINTSIKYFRITGKTEEKGYYHPDWAMEAAGNHAEDFLRNRIRQAEYLFETNKQQAVIVSPYDAELYGHWWYEGPQFIEFLFKKIHFNQNTIQLSHPLEAARALPRIQSVEMKMSSWGENGYGEVWLNPSNDWIYPLIHSLSIRMHKRAHELKSGTELQKRILKQMGRELLLLQSSDWAFIMKTGTMVDYAVRRTNVHTNLFLTLEGMLHGPVEEEILMAAELENNAFPDIRIEDFY
- a CDS encoding SET domain-containing protein encodes the protein MKKKKSVKKAKKRKPVVYAEKDFIVKPSSVPNIGMGLFTKQTLYKGDTVGYYMGKIITDEQAESNKYVDSKYLLWICKDWWIYGEGRESNYTRYINHSSKPNAELITSVRWKTARFKVLKTIPEGSEIFFDYGKDYWDNVDFKPK
- the hpf gene encoding ribosome hibernation-promoting factor, HPF/YfiA family translates to MKINYTWKHLDRSEAAEKYADEKLERVSKYVQKIVSCEVSFEAIHGEIHSNMKLHADGSNFNAHNQDKDVYVCIDGLEDKILSQTSKHHDKKSQH